In Mytilus trossulus isolate FHL-02 chromosome 6, PNRI_Mtr1.1.1.hap1, whole genome shotgun sequence, a single window of DNA contains:
- the LOC134722062 gene encoding GDP-mannose 4,6 dehydratase-like codes for MATNGTTRRKIALITGITGQDGSYLAEFLIEKGYEVHGIIRRSSTFNTSRIEHLYDDPKSHKEGSMHLHYGDLTDSTCLVKIISQIKPDEIYNLGAQSHVKVSFELAEYTANVDAVGTLRLLDAIRTCDLSSKVKFYQASTSEMFGKVQEIPQKETTPFYPRSPYGVAKLYAYWIVINYREAYDMFACNGILFNHESPRRGETFVTRKITRAVAKIVLGQQEKVELGNIDAKRDWGHAKDYVEAMWLMLQHDKPEDFVISMGESHSVREFIEKAFKVVDIDIVWEGEGPNEVGKDKKTGAVRVAINAKFYRPTEVEFLLGDCTKAKTVLKWEHKYSFDTLVTEMVNSDLKLMKSNPIA; via the exons ATGGCCACGAATGGAACTACCCGTAGGAAAATTGCTTTGATTACTGGTATAACTGGACAG GATGGTTCTTACTTAGCAGAGTTTTTAATAGAGAAAGGGTATGAG gtACATGGTATAATTAGAAGATCAAGTACCTTCAATACAAGCAGAATAGAACATCTATATGATGATCCTAAATCTCACAAAGAAGGAT cCATGCATTTACATTATGGTGACTTAACAGATAGTACATGTTTAGTGAAAATCATAAGTCAAATTAAACCTGATGAAATTTATAACCTAGGAGCTCAAAGTCATGTAAAG gtATCGTTTGAGTTAGCTGAATACACAGCCAATGTAGATGCCGTAGGAACGTTACGATTATTAGATGCCATTAGAACATGTGATCTCTCAAGTAAAGTCAAATTTTACCAAGCATCTACCAGTGAAATGTTTGGAAAAGTACAGGAAATTCCACAGAAAGAAACTACACCTTTCTATCCTAGATCTCCTTatg GTGTAGCTAAGTTATATGCCTACTGGATAGTTATAAACTATAGAGAAGCTTATGATATGTTTGCATGTAATGGAATCCTATTTAACCATGAAAGTCCAAGGAGAG GTGAAACATTTGTAACCAGAAAAATTACTAGAGCTGTAGCCAAAATAGTGCTTGGACAACAAGAAAAGGTAGAACTAGGAAATATAGATGCCAAAAGAGATTGGGGTCATGCTAAAGACTATGTAGAG GCTATGTGGTTGATGTTACAACATGATAAACCTGAAGATTTTGTGATATCTATGGGTGAATCACATAGTGTCAGGGAATTCATAGAAAAGGCTTTCAAGGTTGTGGATATTGACATTGT CTGGGAAGGTGAAGGGCCGAATGAAGTTGGCAAAGATAAAAAGACAGGAGCTGTCAGAGTGGCCATAAATGCTAAGTTTTATAGACCCACCGAAGTT GAATTTCTCTTAGGAGATTGTACTAAAGCTAAGACTGTGTTGAAATGGGAacataaatattcatttgat acTCTTGTGACCGAGATGGTGAATTCTGATCTTAAACTGATGAAATCCAATCCTATAGCATAA